A genomic stretch from Vicinamibacteria bacterium includes:
- a CDS encoding cysteine dioxygenase family protein, with protein sequence MADLKTFSDMGFPAVDVREYLGSTLVEPSALEPYIHHCQERYTRNLVHKDADFEVLVLCWGSGHRAPIHGHEGELCFARVERGRLRFSNYELLSEEPLELRLIDEPIDGTVGFLDGPAEIHAVENAPEFGSPAASLHIYSKPYAQCDVYDSERGPRRRVSLSYDSRYGRLSD encoded by the coding sequence ATGGCTGACCTGAAAACCTTTTCCGACATGGGCTTTCCCGCCGTGGACGTGCGGGAGTATCTCGGATCGACTCTCGTAGAGCCGAGCGCCCTCGAACCCTATATCCACCATTGCCAGGAGCGGTACACCCGCAATCTGGTGCACAAGGACGCCGACTTCGAAGTCCTCGTTCTGTGCTGGGGATCCGGACACCGGGCGCCCATCCACGGCCACGAGGGGGAGCTCTGCTTCGCCCGGGTCGAGCGAGGCAGGCTTCGCTTCTCGAACTACGAGCTGCTCTCCGAAGAGCCCCTCGAGCTGCGGCTCATCGACGAACCGATCGACGGGACAGTCGGCTTTCTCGATGGTCCCGCGGAGATACACGCCGTCGAGAACGCTCCCGAGTTCGGGTCCCCGGCCGCGAGCCTCCACATCTACTCGAAGCCCTACGCCCAATGTGACGTTTACGACTCGGAGCGGGGACCTCGCCGTCGCGTGAGCCTGAGCTACG